One Salmo trutta chromosome 12, fSalTru1.1, whole genome shotgun sequence genomic region harbors:
- the LOC115203640 gene encoding tetratricopeptide repeat protein 17 gives MADLRKISSGSLPYVNVSRKVSFQGKVFILLCIILAEPGGATTHWVVTEDGKIQQQVDSPLNLKHPHDLVIFMRQETRVNYLKKLEKQLVAQKIHIEENEDRDTGLEQRHYKEDADCVTAKVPLGDLDLYDGTYISLESKDISPEDYVDFRSPLPPDLEKPDCARVFELPYSIHSFQHLRGVQEQVNLTSPLLSKEDPIFGSLSHKLGRSMDEVGHGIQQGLLRNSSSWVLYNLASFYWRIKNEPRQAVDCVVRALHFSPRQHKDLALVNMANILHRAHFSADAAIVAHAALDLTSNLLTSHYTLGNIYAMLGEYNHSVLCYEQALQAQPGFEQALRRKHAVLCQQKLEQRLEAQHRSLQRTLNELKEYQKQHDHYLRQQEALDKYKLLQEEQILRNIIHETQMAKEAQLGNHQMCRLGQQQSSLFCPLDLPVRYHRGDLFEHVHYIQFGEEVSVAGSVALVSEPSTNQTTSPHLYPSVSGDPEPAALWGHQASPTEDIQRLLWPRRADCADEFPVIPPAHLLPTFYLPPETQGPSLQTVLYGTGPPPSSLASPDCGPVLQPPPADLPASVGWPLEDKELPDPHATQVLLSRSRGWSLEQAGASIAQAMKKSSAPGWLLQNEAALFWRAKGNGTSSLQCLRHSLASAPPTQRHLPLVNAANLLLRHGLSVHAHTLLEEALALNASEPHTLLSLVSVNLAQGNVTGALDLFRHTLALSASCAQCRASLPLLRCLQFYPFLYNLQRSPCPQGSVCVGEEDMTLHLDEWEAGSRQKQQEDPTTAAAQALPVSTVEEALLFEKVVLDSNGSGEASQQPGGGERDEEEWQLKEELMGAFEGALDVGGKRGDLRGIRVLKNDRVMGAGRSGGGPCFGNCEDDEGAEWITFQVKRVRKPKADSPEGWGSAEDTLQGETLLPGGHSVLEISGPTIPSPGPSGRWRDYTSLGWPGPEECQRTRRVDLTTVASTWLAVSAKNIDITEHIDFTTPLQEPAVEPLCNANLAASMHTLDHLAGVANRATIHYTGESQLREVLQNLGKDKFSSQSFEQVGTRIAKVLEKNQTSWVLSSMSALYWRVKGQGKRAIDCLRQALHYAPHHMKDVPLISLANIFQNARLWEDALTVARMAVEIAPHFVVNHFTLANVYIAMEEFEKAMRWYESTLELQPEFAPAKDRLRTIQCYLLTKKDRRLP, from the exons ATGGCGGACCTCAGGAAAATCAGTTCTGGGTCTCTGCCCTATGTAAACGTTTCGCGAAAAGTGTCTTTTCAAGGGAAGGTTTTTATCCTACTATGTATAATATTGGCCGAACCTGGAGGAGCTACCACCCACTGGGTCGTCACTGAAGATGGAAAAATTCAACAGCAA GTTGACTCTCCTTTGAATCTTAAACATCCACATGACCTTGTCATCTTCATGCGACAGGAGACCCGTGTCAACTACCTGAAGAAGTTAGAG AAGCAGCTTGTCGCTCAGAAGATTCACATTGAGGAGAATGAGGACAGGGACACTGGCTTGGAGCAGAGGCACTATAAAGAGGATGCCGACTGTGTCACGGCTAAAGTACCCCTGGGAGACTTGGATCTCTACGATGGTACCTACATCTCCCTGGAGAGTAAAGACATCAG CCCTGAGGATTACGTAGATTTTAGGTCCCCTCTACCCCCGGATCTGGAGAAGCCTGACTGTGCCAGAGTATTTGAGCTCCCATATAGTATCCACAGTTTCCAGCATCTCCGG GGTGTGCAGGAACAGGTGAACCTCACATCTCCTCTGCTCTCTAAAGAAGACCCCATTTTTGGCTCCCTGTCCCACAAACTGGGCCGCAGCATGGACGAGGTGGGCCATGGCATCCAGCAGGGCCTGCTGAGG AACTCCTCATCCTGGGTGCTGTATAACCTGGCGTCGTTCTACTGGAGGATAAAGAATGAGCCCAGGCAGGCGGTGGACTGTGTGGTCCGGGCCCTGCACTTCTCACCCAG GCAGCACAAGGACCTGGCCCTGGTGAACATGGCCAACATCCTGCACCGGGCCCACTTCTCTGCTGACGCTGCCATCGTGGCTCACGCTGCCCTGGATTTGACCTCTAACCTTCTCACCAGCCACTACACCCTGGGCAACATCTACGCA ATGCTGGGGGAGTATAACCACTCAGTGCTGTGCTATGAGCAGGCTCTCCAGGCCCAGCCGGGCTTTGAGCAGGCCCTGAGGAGGAAGCACGCCGTCCTCTGTCAGCAGAAACTGGAGCAGCGCCTGGAGGCCCAACACAG GTCTCTGCAGCGCACGCTGAACGAGCTGAAGGAATACCAGAAACAGCATGACCACTACCTGCGTCAGCAGGAGGCCCTGGACAAATACAAGCTGCTGCAGGAAGAGCAGATCCTCCGCAACATCATCCACGAGACCCAGATGGCCAAGGAGGCACAGCTGG GCAACCACCAGATGTGTCGTCTAGGCCAGCAACAGAGCAGCCTCTTCTGCCCCTTGGACCTGCCGGTGCGTTATCACCGTGGAGACCTGTTTGAGCACGTCCACTACATCCAGTTTGGAGAGGAGGTCTCTGTGGCGGGCAGCGTTGCTCTGGTGTCGGAGCCTAGCACCAACCAGACCACCAGCCCACACCTCTACCCCTCTGTCTCCGGAGACCCTGAGCCTGCAGCCCTCTGGGGCCACCAGGCCTCCCCCACCGAA gacattcagaggctgctGTGGCCTCGGAGGGCAGACTGTGCTGATGAGTTTCCTGTCATCCCCCCCGCCCACCTACTACCCACCTTCTACCTCCCACCTGAGACACAGGGCCCCAG CCTCCAGACTGTGCTATACGGTACCggaccccctccctcctccctggctTCCCCAGACTGTGGCCCTGTGCTCCAGCCCCCTCCAGCTGACCTGCCTGCCTCTGTGGGCTGGCCCTTGGAGGACAAGGAGCTGCCAGACCCCCACGCCACCCAG gtaCTGCTGTCTCGCAGCAGAGGCTGGAGTTTGGAGCAGGCTGGTGCCAGCATAGCCCAGGCCATGAAGAAG tctagCGCCCCTGGCTGGTTGCTCCAGAACGAGGCGGCTTTGTTCTGGCGGGCGAAGGGTAACGGTACCAGCTCGCTGCAGTGTCTGCGCCACTCCCTGGCCTCGGCTCCGCCCACCCAGCGCCACCTGCCCCTCGTCAACGCTGCCAATCTGCTTCTGCGCCACGGCCTCAGCGTCCACGCACACACCCTGCTGGAGGAAGCCCTGGCACTCAACGCCTCTGAG CCCCACACACTCCTGAGCCTGGTGAGCGTGAATCTGGCCCAGGGCAATGTGACGGGCGCCCTGGACCTGTTCCGCCACACCCTGGCTCTCTCTGCCAGTTGTGCCCAGTGCCGTGCCAGCCTGCCCCTTCTGCGATGCCTGCAGTTCTACCCCTTCCTATACAACCTGCAGCGCTCGCCATGTCCGC AGGGTTCTGTGTGTGTCGGGGAGGAAGATATGACTCTACATCTAGATGAATGGGAGGCTGGCAGTAGACAGAAGCAGCAGGAGGACCCCACCACCGCGGCTGCCCAGGCTCTGCCTGTCTCCACTGTGGAGGAAGCCCTCCTATTTGAGA AGGTGGTGCTGGACAGTAACGGCTCTGGAGAGGCAAGCCAACagcctggaggaggagagagggatgaggaggagtgGCAGCTGAAGGAGGAGCTGATGGGGGCCTTCGAGGGGGCTCTGGATGTGGGGGGCAAGCGGGGTGACCTGAGGGGCATCCGCGTGCTGAAGAACGATCGGGTGATGGGAGCAGGCCGGAGCGGAGGAGGGCCCTGCTTCGGTAACTGTGAGGATGACGAGGGGGCTGAGTGG ATCACGTTCCAGGTGAAGCGTGTGAGGAAGCCCAAGGCGGATAGCCCCGAGGGCTGGGGCAGTGCTGAGGACACCCTGCAGGGGGAGACACTGCTCCCTGGAGGCCACTCTGTCCTGGAGATTAGCGGCCCCACCATCCCGTCCCCTGGGCCCTCAG ggCGATGGAGGGACTACACCAGTCTGGGCTGGCCGGGGCCAGAGGAGTGTCAGAGAACCCGCAGGGTAGACCTCACCACCGTGGCCAGTACCTGGCTGGCCGTGTCTGCCAAGAACATCGA CATCACGGAACACATCGACTTTACCACTCCACTCCAGGAGCCTGCGGTGGAGCCGTTGTGCAACGCCAACCTGGCTGCCAGCATGCACACCCTGGACCACTTGGCTGGCGTGGCCAACCGCGCCACCATCCACTACACCGGAGAGAGTCAGCTCAGAGAG GTTCTACAGAATCTGGGCAAAGATAAGTTCTCGTCTCAGTCCTTTGAGCAGGTGGGCACGCGCATCGCCAAGGTCTTGGAGAAG AACCAGACATCGTGGGTCTTGTCCAGCATGTCTGCTCTCTACTGGAGGGTGAAAGGTCAGGGCAAGAGGGCCATCGACTGCCTACGCCAAGCCCTCCACTACGCCCCGCACCACATGAAG gatGTACCTCTGATCAGCCTGGCCAACATCTTCCAGAACGCACGGCTGTGGGAGGATGCCCTGACCGTGGCCCGCATGGCTGTGGAGATCGCCCCACACTTCGTTGTCAACCACTTCACCCTCGCCAACGTCTACATCGCCATG gagGAGTTTGAGAAGGCCATGCGCTGGTATGAGTCCACTCTGGAGCTGCAGCCAGAGTTTGCCCCTGCCAAGGACCGCCTGAGAACCATCCAGTGTTACCTGCTAACCAAGAAGGACCGCCGTCTACCCTGA
- the LOC115203641 gene encoding uncharacterized protein LOC115203641 isoform X1: MPGRCSAFNCRNTFKNVKHKTNKVTFHSFPKRDPKRIKEWVGQMKWKDWQPTPHSLLCSEHFEERCMDRTGQTVRLRDDAIPTIFAFPSHLQKKVFSKLRQFQKTAGRRKRVTSFPEDPVPEESTQREKSPPTYLNHSIWHPSRFHDDYCVPQSIDWAVKDMPKEIPSATLEKQGLIFIPKHAIKIKEKWQWLTMDVKGPFPETKSRHKFVLIIMDYYSKWMEAYPMKTNNSKEIAKIISDLISRFGFPVGILSCLTRAHILEINSALGDLKKLTCQLIFYRPLGVSLDPVTKSLVDRLVSDLVKDHPDRWDVYLAARVFSFCCKEHPTTRQIPLSLLRCGGTQSVPTSPRKLPDNGIKGRTFVILEAQPPQREVRVECSQCSQWSTVTQDSELKRYEEMKLGDEDYTHTCVSCRVAMSCRVALEVMRG, encoded by the exons ATGCCAGGGCGTTGTTCAGCTTTCAACTGTAGGAATACCTTTAAAAATGTTAAACATAAAACAAACAAGGTTACATTTCACAG CTTTCCAAAGCGTGATCCTAAACGAATAAAAGAGTGGGTGGGTCAGATGAAATGGAAAGACTGGCAGCCAACCCCCCATTCCTTACTGTGCTCAGAGCATTTTGAGGAGAGATGCATGGATAGAACTGGGCAGACAGTGCGTTTACGTGATGATGCAATACCAACTATCTTTGCCTTTCCTAGTCAcctgcaaaaaaaggtatttagTAAATTGAGGCAG TTTCAGAAAACAGCCGGAAGGAGGAAAAGAGTTACTTCG TTTCCAGAGGATCCTGTTCCTGAGGAGTCAACACAACGGGAGAAGTCTCCACCCACCTACTTAAACCACAGTATATGGCACCCAAGTCGTTTCCATGACGACTACTGCGTTCCACAG AGTATTGACTGGGCTGTAAAAGACATGCCTAAAGAA ATCCCATCTGCAACTTTAGAAAAGCAAGGTCTGATCTTTATCCCCAAGCACGCAATCAAG ATCAAGGAGAAATGGCAATGGCTGACAATGGATGTGAAGGGACCATTTCCAGAGACCAAAAGTAGACACAAGTTTGTACTAATTATAATGGACTACTACTCCAAATGGATGGAAGCCTACCCCATGAAGACCAACAACAGTAAAGAGATTGCCAAAATCATCTCTGACCTCATCTCTCGCTTTGGCTTCCCTGTTGGAATCCTGTCTTGTTTGACTCGAGCACACATTTTAGAG ATCAACTCGGCTTTGGGTGATCTGAAGAAACTGACATGCCAACTCATATTCTACCGTCCTCTGGGAGTGTCATTGGATCCAGTAACAAAGTCCCTCGTAGACCG GTTGGTGTCAGATTTGGTGAAAGACCATCCTGATCGTTGGGATGTTTACCTGGCTGCCAGGGTGTTCAGCTTCTGCTGCAAAGAGCACCCCACCACTAGACAAATACCCCTGTCTCTACTGCGCTGCGGAGGGACTCAGTCTGTCCCCACCTCACCAAGAAAGCTGCCT GACAATGGGATAAAAGGAAGGACCTTTGTCATACTAGAGGCCCAGCCACCTCAAAGGGAAGTCCGTGTGGAGTGCAGTCAGTGCAGTCAATGGAGCACGGTCACTCAGGACTCTGAGCTGAAGAGATATGAGGAGATGAAACTTGGGGATGAGGACTACACCCACACCTGTGTGAGCTGCAGGGTGGCCATGAGCTGCAGGGTGGCCCTGGAGGTCATGAGGGGTTAG
- the LOC115203641 gene encoding uncharacterized protein LOC115203641 isoform X2, translating into MPGRCSAFNCRNTFKNVKHKTNKVTFHSFPKRDPKRIKEWVGQMKWKDWQPTPHSLLCSEHFEERCMDRTGQTVRLRDDAIPTIFAFPSHLQKKFQKTAGRRKRVTSFPEDPVPEESTQREKSPPTYLNHSIWHPSRFHDDYCVPQSIDWAVKDMPKEIPSATLEKQGLIFIPKHAIKIKEKWQWLTMDVKGPFPETKSRHKFVLIIMDYYSKWMEAYPMKTNNSKEIAKIISDLISRFGFPVGILSCLTRAHILEINSALGDLKKLTCQLIFYRPLGVSLDPVTKSLVDRLVSDLVKDHPDRWDVYLAARVFSFCCKEHPTTRQIPLSLLRCGGTQSVPTSPRKLPDNGIKGRTFVILEAQPPQREVRVECSQCSQWSTVTQDSELKRYEEMKLGDEDYTHTCVSCRVAMSCRVALEVMRG; encoded by the exons ATGCCAGGGCGTTGTTCAGCTTTCAACTGTAGGAATACCTTTAAAAATGTTAAACATAAAACAAACAAGGTTACATTTCACAG CTTTCCAAAGCGTGATCCTAAACGAATAAAAGAGTGGGTGGGTCAGATGAAATGGAAAGACTGGCAGCCAACCCCCCATTCCTTACTGTGCTCAGAGCATTTTGAGGAGAGATGCATGGATAGAACTGGGCAGACAGTGCGTTTACGTGATGATGCAATACCAACTATCTTTGCCTTTCCTAGTCAcctgcaaaaaaag TTTCAGAAAACAGCCGGAAGGAGGAAAAGAGTTACTTCG TTTCCAGAGGATCCTGTTCCTGAGGAGTCAACACAACGGGAGAAGTCTCCACCCACCTACTTAAACCACAGTATATGGCACCCAAGTCGTTTCCATGACGACTACTGCGTTCCACAG AGTATTGACTGGGCTGTAAAAGACATGCCTAAAGAA ATCCCATCTGCAACTTTAGAAAAGCAAGGTCTGATCTTTATCCCCAAGCACGCAATCAAG ATCAAGGAGAAATGGCAATGGCTGACAATGGATGTGAAGGGACCATTTCCAGAGACCAAAAGTAGACACAAGTTTGTACTAATTATAATGGACTACTACTCCAAATGGATGGAAGCCTACCCCATGAAGACCAACAACAGTAAAGAGATTGCCAAAATCATCTCTGACCTCATCTCTCGCTTTGGCTTCCCTGTTGGAATCCTGTCTTGTTTGACTCGAGCACACATTTTAGAG ATCAACTCGGCTTTGGGTGATCTGAAGAAACTGACATGCCAACTCATATTCTACCGTCCTCTGGGAGTGTCATTGGATCCAGTAACAAAGTCCCTCGTAGACCG GTTGGTGTCAGATTTGGTGAAAGACCATCCTGATCGTTGGGATGTTTACCTGGCTGCCAGGGTGTTCAGCTTCTGCTGCAAAGAGCACCCCACCACTAGACAAATACCCCTGTCTCTACTGCGCTGCGGAGGGACTCAGTCTGTCCCCACCTCACCAAGAAAGCTGCCT GACAATGGGATAAAAGGAAGGACCTTTGTCATACTAGAGGCCCAGCCACCTCAAAGGGAAGTCCGTGTGGAGTGCAGTCAGTGCAGTCAATGGAGCACGGTCACTCAGGACTCTGAGCTGAAGAGATATGAGGAGATGAAACTTGGGGATGAGGACTACACCCACACCTGTGTGAGCTGCAGGGTGGCCATGAGCTGCAGGGTGGCCCTGGAGGTCATGAGGGGTTAG
- the LOC115203641 gene encoding uncharacterized protein LOC115203641 isoform X3, protein MMQYQLSLPFLVTCKKKFQKTAGRRKRVTSFPEDPVPEESTQREKSPPTYLNHSIWHPSRFHDDYCVPQSIDWAVKDMPKEIPSATLEKQGLIFIPKHAIKIKEKWQWLTMDVKGPFPETKSRHKFVLIIMDYYSKWMEAYPMKTNNSKEIAKIISDLISRFGFPVGILSCLTRAHILEINSALGDLKKLTCQLIFYRPLGVSLDPVTKSLVDRLVSDLVKDHPDRWDVYLAARVFSFCCKEHPTTRQIPLSLLRCGGTQSVPTSPRKLPDNGIKGRTFVILEAQPPQREVRVECSQCSQWSTVTQDSELKRYEEMKLGDEDYTHTCVSCRVAMSCRVALEVMRG, encoded by the exons ATGATGCAATACCAACTATCTTTGCCTTTCCTAGTCAcctgcaaaaaaa AGTTTCAGAAAACAGCCGGAAGGAGGAAAAGAGTTACTTCG TTTCCAGAGGATCCTGTTCCTGAGGAGTCAACACAACGGGAGAAGTCTCCACCCACCTACTTAAACCACAGTATATGGCACCCAAGTCGTTTCCATGACGACTACTGCGTTCCACAG AGTATTGACTGGGCTGTAAAAGACATGCCTAAAGAA ATCCCATCTGCAACTTTAGAAAAGCAAGGTCTGATCTTTATCCCCAAGCACGCAATCAAG ATCAAGGAGAAATGGCAATGGCTGACAATGGATGTGAAGGGACCATTTCCAGAGACCAAAAGTAGACACAAGTTTGTACTAATTATAATGGACTACTACTCCAAATGGATGGAAGCCTACCCCATGAAGACCAACAACAGTAAAGAGATTGCCAAAATCATCTCTGACCTCATCTCTCGCTTTGGCTTCCCTGTTGGAATCCTGTCTTGTTTGACTCGAGCACACATTTTAGAG ATCAACTCGGCTTTGGGTGATCTGAAGAAACTGACATGCCAACTCATATTCTACCGTCCTCTGGGAGTGTCATTGGATCCAGTAACAAAGTCCCTCGTAGACCG GTTGGTGTCAGATTTGGTGAAAGACCATCCTGATCGTTGGGATGTTTACCTGGCTGCCAGGGTGTTCAGCTTCTGCTGCAAAGAGCACCCCACCACTAGACAAATACCCCTGTCTCTACTGCGCTGCGGAGGGACTCAGTCTGTCCCCACCTCACCAAGAAAGCTGCCT GACAATGGGATAAAAGGAAGGACCTTTGTCATACTAGAGGCCCAGCCACCTCAAAGGGAAGTCCGTGTGGAGTGCAGTCAGTGCAGTCAATGGAGCACGGTCACTCAGGACTCTGAGCTGAAGAGATATGAGGAGATGAAACTTGGGGATGAGGACTACACCCACACCTGTGTGAGCTGCAGGGTGGCCATGAGCTGCAGGGTGGCCCTGGAGGTCATGAGGGGTTAG